Proteins from one Telopea speciosissima isolate NSW1024214 ecotype Mountain lineage chromosome 1, Tspe_v1, whole genome shotgun sequence genomic window:
- the LOC122659965 gene encoding uncharacterized protein LOC122659965 isoform X2 produces MAKKRKSDATRLDEVDRTMYTTFCSAANSLSQLYTQAMNQQKVVFQAGERHALDKLYQWILRQQEEGSRVMTTDILAYLQNELDYSGEEPPMSPRLNFQNQHSQPTTNFMNSGIQVSSGPFAAATVGQGLRSNALSSPVCRSLQHCHLAQGGSYSNSMPTGNGARNAETNFPHQQSRDTNSACSNDSSMDMHAESPGHESSY; encoded by the exons ATGGCGAAGAAGAGGAAGTCTGATGCAACTCGCCTGGACGAGGTTGATCGAACGATGTACACCACTTTCTGCAGTGCCGCCAATTCGCTTTCGCAGCTTTATACCCAGGCTATGAATCAGCAAAAGGTCGTCTTCCAGGCCGGAGAACGTCATGCCCTG GATAAACTTTACCAATGGATCTTGAGACAGCAGGAGGAAGGATCGAGAGTGATGACAACTGATATACTAGCTTACCTCCAG AATGAGCTTGACTATAGTGGAGAAGAGCCTCCAATGTCTCCCAGACTTAACTTCCAAAATCAACATTCCCAGCCTACAACGAACTTCATGAATTCAGGCATCCAAGTTTCTTCTGGACCTTTTGCAGCAGCCACTGTTGGGCAGGGTCTACGG TCAAATGCTCTTTCAAGCCCTGTTTGCCGTAGCCTTCAGCATTGTCATTTGGCTCAAGGAGGCTCCTATTCAAACAGTATGCCTACTGGAAATGGAGCCCGGAATGCTGAAACCAACTTTCCTCATCAACAAAGCAGGGATACAAACTCCGCCTGCTCAAATGATTCGTCCATGGATATGCATGCGGAGAGTCCTGGTCATGAATCTTCTTACTAA
- the LOC122659965 gene encoding uncharacterized protein LOC122659965 isoform X1, protein MAKKRKSDATRLDEVDRTMYTTFCSAANSLSQLYTQAMNQQKVVFQAGERHALDKLYQWILRQQEEGSRVMTTDILAYLQNELDYSGEEPPMSPRLNFQNQHSQPTTNFMNSGIQVSSGPFAAATVGQGLRSGHSDNQAKNSVFSNALSSPVCRSLQHCHLAQGGSYSNSMPTGNGARNAETNFPHQQSRDTNSACSNDSSMDMHAESPGHESSY, encoded by the exons ATGGCGAAGAAGAGGAAGTCTGATGCAACTCGCCTGGACGAGGTTGATCGAACGATGTACACCACTTTCTGCAGTGCCGCCAATTCGCTTTCGCAGCTTTATACCCAGGCTATGAATCAGCAAAAGGTCGTCTTCCAGGCCGGAGAACGTCATGCCCTG GATAAACTTTACCAATGGATCTTGAGACAGCAGGAGGAAGGATCGAGAGTGATGACAACTGATATACTAGCTTACCTCCAG AATGAGCTTGACTATAGTGGAGAAGAGCCTCCAATGTCTCCCAGACTTAACTTCCAAAATCAACATTCCCAGCCTACAACGAACTTCATGAATTCAGGCATCCAAGTTTCTTCTGGACCTTTTGCAGCAGCCACTGTTGGGCAGGGTCTACGGTCTGGGCATTCTGATAATCAAGCCAAGAATTCAGTATTCTCAAATGCTCTTTCAAGCCCTGTTTGCCGTAGCCTTCAGCATTGTCATTTGGCTCAAGGAGGCTCCTATTCAAACAGTATGCCTACTGGAAATGGAGCCCGGAATGCTGAAACCAACTTTCCTCATCAACAAAGCAGGGATACAAACTCCGCCTGCTCAAATGATTCGTCCATGGATATGCATGCGGAGAGTCCTGGTCATGAATCTTCTTACTAA